CGGCCCGTGTCGTAGCGGGCGCTCAACTCCAGACCCTGGAACTCGGCCCGGTCGATGTTGTAGATGCTGAGGCCGCCGCGGGTCAGATAGTCGTCGATGTGGTTCGAGAAGACCGAAATCTTGGTCTGGAGCACGTCTCCGGCAAGGAAGGCGGAATCCTTCTGGTAGTTGACCCCGAACTCGATGTTCCGGGCGTGCTCGGGACGCAGATCGACGTTGGGCATGGCGTACAGACTGAAGCCCGTCGTGGCTTCGAACAGGCTGGCCGGGCGGATGGCCTCTGAGTATCGGGCATAGACCTGCAACCCGGGCGCCACCTCGGCCAGGGCCGACAGCATCGGGGCGACCCCGTCGCTCTCTTCGTGGTTATAGCCCGTGACGTCGCCGACGCTGGTCAGTCTGTTATCCTGCGACTCCGCCTTGGTGTATCGCAGCGCGCCGTTCAGGGTCAGCCAGTCCCAGGGCTTCACCTCGCCGGCGATGAAGGCGCTGTATTCATCGCGCCAGCCGTCGCGAGGTTCGACGAACGCCGTATATCCGGAGTTGTTCTTGTAGTTTTCCCAGCCGTCCGGCGCCGAGAGTTCCTCACGGGTGTAGGAAACGCCGTAGTTCAGCTTGAGATCGCCCAAGGGCGTATCGAGCGACGAGGTGTTCGACAGATTCAGGCCCCAGCGGTCCGACTGGCTCATATAGGCCGCGTCCTGCGGCACGGTGGTCCAGGAATAGCGATACAGGGTCTCGATGCGGGTGTAGTTCTGGGTCGCCCAGGCGTCGGCGCGCAGGTCGATCAGACGACTGTCTTGGGGCTTGTAGCGATACCGCGCCGTATAGGTGTCGACCTCCGTGCGGCTCAACGGCGCCTGAAGCGCCCCGCCGAAGCGGATGATCTGCGACGGCATCATCTCGCCGAAGTCGCTCTCATAGCGCATGTAGGCTAGGTCCAGCGCCTGTTCGTCGGTCGGACGGATGATCGCGCGCAACAGGTAGGAGACGTTGTCCTGGGAAGTGCTGAGCACCTCCTCGCCGAAATTGTAGCGTTGCAGGACATTGCCCAGCGCGCCCGTTCCGCCCGGCGGTATGATCCCGTGCTCGCCGCCGAAATAGTTGCCCAGTTTGCGATGGGCATAGGCCGCAACCAGATCGAACCTCTCGAAACGGCCGCCGACCGCCAGGCTCACGCTCTTGCCGTCGCTGAAGTCCAGGGCGTCCGGACGGTCGAAGCGCTCGGGCGCGCCAGTCCCCGTTCCCGGCGTGGCGACGGGCGGCGGCGCCACGGTGTTTCCAGTCACACCGACCCGCGCCTGCATGCCGAAACGACCACCTCGCGCGACCAGATCATTGATGCCGATGGTGCTGACCCGCACCACGCCGCCGGTCGCCCCGACCCCGTCCGCGGCGGCGCTCGGCCCCTTTTCGATGACGACGTCGCCCAGCAGATCAGGATCCAGATAGGTGCGCCCCGCCACGCCGGAATAGCCGCGATAGACGGTGGATTGCTGGAGCGCGCCGTCGATCACCACTGGAACCCGGTCCATGCCCTGCATGCCGCGGATATTGACGTCCAGGGCGCCGGAGTTGCGGTTGTCACCGTTGAGGACGCCGGGCGTGCCGCTCAGGAAGTCGCCCGTCGAGACGCCGCGGTTCCGCTGGATCCTGTCCTGCGAAATATAGGCGCTGGATCCAGCCGTTCGATACGGACGATCCTCGCCCTCCGGACCAGCCTGCGCCCCTGCGCCAACGGTCCCGGCCTGTTCGTCCGCGCCCTGGACCCGCACCGTTCCCAGCAGGATCGCGTCTCCCGAAACCTGTGGCGCCCGCTCCAGAGTGACCACATTGCCGTTCAGGCGGTAGGTGAAGCCCGTACCTTCTAACAGACGTCCCAGCGCCTGCATCGGCCCCGCGTTCGACGAGATGCCGGGCGACGACACGCCCCGGATCGCAGCCGCGTCGACGCTGACCTGAAGGCCCGACTGCCGGCCGAAGTCGGTCAGCGCGGCCCCCAGGGACTGAGCGGGGATGTTGAAGTCACGTGCAGCGACGGCGGCGTTCGTCTGGGCCGCCGCGGGCGCGGCCACGGCGAGGACACCGATCATGGCCGTGCTCGCCATGAGCATCCCGCCCAAGGCGCCGATACGGCGGCCGCTAAGAATGCCTTCGTTTGAAACTGTCACGCCCCGCGCTCCATTATTCGGATCACAATGCAAATGCCACGCAACTGCATCGCCTACACGTCAAGGACGAACGAGGCCGGCCGTGTTTCGGAAGAAATCCGTTCTTTTTGGAAGCCGGCGGGATCAGTCGAAAGAAATCGTCATGATCCAGGGCGAGATGCGCCGCACCGAGGCGCCATTGGCGCGCGACAGGGCGGTCAGTGCGCCGACCGGATCGTTCAGGTCATAAACCCCCGTGACGCGATCCGAATTGAGGCGATGGCCCCGCGCCAGGATCACCCCGCCGTACCAGGGCCGCAGCGCGTCGACGACCTCGGCGACGGGCCTGCCTTCCACGATCAGTTGCTTGCGGCGCCAGGCCGCGACATTCTCGGGATCGGTTGCAAACGGCTGCAGATCTCCCGTGGGGCCCAGATGGACCCCCTCGCCCGCTGTCAGTTCACGACTGGCTCCTGTCTCTGCCTGAACGCGCACCCTGCCGTGCCGAACTCCGACCAAAGGCTGGTCGGAAGCCGAACGCACCTCGAAGCCGGTGCCGAGGACCGTCGTCTTGAGGCGCGAGGACGATACTGTGAATGGACGATCCGGATTGCGCGCGACTTCAAAATAGGCGTCGCCACGAAGCAGGCGGACCCGGCGCGTCTCGCCCTCGAAGTCGACCGACACCGCGCTGCGCGGCGCCAGGGTCAGGACGCTGCCGTCCTGAAGCTGGACGGTGCAGAGTTGGTGAACGCCGCTCATGTAGTCGGAACGGATGCTGAGAACGGCGTCCGGCGCGACCGCCACGGCGACCATCGCCGCGATCGAGGCGGCGACGGCTGCAACCGCTGTCCGACGGGTGAGCCTGGGACCAATCTGGCGGCCCCGGGCTGTCGCGTTTCTTCGACGCTGGAAAACCATCCCCAAGGTTCGCGCTGGCGCGGCCCCCGCCTGCTCCAGGGCCACAGTCATGGTCTGCGAGACGCGCCCCAGCTCGGCCCAGGCCGAAGCGTTGGCCGGCGCGGCGACAATCCAAGCCTCGAACGCCTCATAGACTTCGGCATCCTCGGCCTCACGAAGGCGGAGGAGCCAGTCGGTCGCCTCTTGGTCGGCTCCGCGGCGAACTTCAGCGTCAAGGCTCATCGGACAGTCCCGGGGCCCGAGGGCATAGCGCGCAGTCCAAGGAGATTGCGCTTTAGAGAAAAGACGTATGGACGTCGTGGTTTTTCCCCCATGGCTGTCATTTTTCCGAATGCTCCCGCAAAGCCGCACGGCAGCGCTCGACACCCTCAACGACGAGTTGGTGTGCGGTCGTTACGGACACGCCAAGACTCTCGGCGATGTCCTTGAGGCGCGCGCCATCCAATCGGTGCATGGCGACAGCCGTCCGCATCCGATGCGGCATCTCCGACATAACGGTCATTACCCGGCGCAGTGCGTCGCGTGAAACGGCGGCGGCTTCTGGTCCAGGGACAGGTTCCGGCGCCGTGGCCAGAGATAGCTCATCACCAACGAACCGCCTCTGTTCGAAGCTGCGCCGACGAAGCCTGTCCAAGGCCAGATTGCGCACTGTCCGGTAAAGGTAGGCTTCGGGACGATCCGCGCCCGCTAGACCTTCCGAACCTTGCAATCGAATCCACGCGTCCTGCACGACATCTTCCGCGGCCCCGGGATCGCGCAGGATGACGGCGACATATTCGACAAGCCCGGATCGGTGATCTTGAAACAGTCGCAGGAGATCGGAAGAGGCTGGCAAATCGGCCACCTTCCGTGGGCGAAGACGCAATGATCCCGGCTAGATGAGACCCAATCGCATCTATGGCAAGAGCGTTACCGTGAGGGACTAAGCCGCATTCGAACTGCCGGTCTGATTTCTGACAATGACGCTCAGGCGCGAAAAGATATGTCTGTTCGCTGTCGGCATTCGTCATCGCCAGATATGTGGAACAGGCAGAGATACGACCCCTAGGCTCAGGAATCATAGCCATAAGAGTACGATAGCGGCCAAGGCGATGGAGGACAGAAAGACGGTGGGGCAGATCGTAGCGGGTGGCGATGCGCCGCCAGTCCTGCAGCCTGCGGAACATGATTTCGATGCGGTTGCGCTGCTTGTAGCGGCGCTTGTCGTAGCGGATGGATCGCTTCGGGTTTTGCGGCCTGGGATGCCGGTCGTGATCACCTTGGCCTGCAAGGCGTCCCTGAACCAGTCTGCGTCATAGCCCCTGTCGCCGAACAGCCATTGCGCCTTGGGCAGACTGTCCAGCAGGGCGGCGGCGCCGGTGTAGTCGCCAACCTGACCCGCTGTCATGAACAGGCTGATCGGCCGTCCGTTGGCATCGGTCACAGCGTGGAGTTTGGTGTTCATCCCGCCTTTCGTGCCACCGATCAGTCGCCCGAGGCCCTTTTTTACCGCTAGGCTCGAAGCCGTGCGGTGCGCCTTTAGGTAGGTCCCGTCGATCATCACAGTGCGACGCTCGGTCTTAGCGCCACACAGCCCTTCCATCATTCGAACGAACACGCCTGCCTCGCTCCACCGCTTCCAGCGATTGTAGAGCGTTTTGTGCGGCCCGTAGGCCGTCGGCGCATCCCGCCAGCGCAGGCCGTTGCGGTTCACGAAGATGATCCCGCTCAACAGCCGGCGGTCATCCACTCTGGGCCTGCCGTGGCTCTTGGGGAAGGAAGGTTCCAGCCGAGCCATCTGCTCGTCTGTAAGCCAATATAGGTCGCTCATATCCAGACTCCTCAGGAGCCTGAATCAGATCGCGCACCTCACATCAATGGGTCCTGAGCCTAGAGGTTTCGATGCAGAGCAAGAGGAGTTGCTAGGGTGCGTGGCGGACAGAGAGGGATTCGAACCCTCGGTAGGCTTTCACCTACACACGCTTTCCAAGCGTGCGCGATCGACCACTCCGCCACCTGTCCGTTTCACGCCAGCTCGTGCGCGCCGCCGGAGGTCGATCCGGCGGGAGG
Above is a genomic segment from Candidatus Brevundimonas colombiensis containing:
- a CDS encoding TonB-dependent receptor, with product MTVSNEGILSGRRIGALGGMLMASTAMIGVLAVAAPAAAQTNAAVAARDFNIPAQSLGAALTDFGRQSGLQVSVDAAAIRGVSSPGISSNAGPMQALGRLLEGTGFTYRLNGNVVTLERAPQVSGDAILLGTVRVQGADEQAGTVGAGAQAGPEGEDRPYRTAGSSAYISQDRIQRNRGVSTGDFLSGTPGVLNGDNRNSGALDVNIRGMQGMDRVPVVIDGALQQSTVYRGYSGVAGRTYLDPDLLGDVVIEKGPSAAADGVGATGGVVRVSTIGINDLVARGGRFGMQARVGVTGNTVAPPPVATPGTGTGAPERFDRPDALDFSDGKSVSLAVGGRFERFDLVAAYAHRKLGNYFGGEHGIIPPGGTGALGNVLQRYNFGEEVLSTSQDNVSYLLRAIIRPTDEQALDLAYMRYESDFGEMMPSQIIRFGGALQAPLSRTEVDTYTARYRYKPQDSRLIDLRADAWATQNYTRIETLYRYSWTTVPQDAAYMSQSDRWGLNLSNTSSLDTPLGDLKLNYGVSYTREELSAPDGWENYKNNSGYTAFVEPRDGWRDEYSAFIAGEVKPWDWLTLNGALRYTKAESQDNRLTSVGDVTGYNHEESDGVAPMLSALAEVAPGLQVYARYSEAIRPASLFEATTGFSLYAMPNVDLRPEHARNIEFGVNYQKDSAFLAGDVLQTKISVFSNHIDDYLTRGGLSIYNIDRAEFQGLELSARYDTGRFFGELGATLYTHTQFCDKDGLCSESNTTNGYSPAHIPPKEAASLTVGARLLDERLTLGARYNHVGDREATILTFASSLTVIDWQPYDLVDLWAAYRINDNLSLDFAVDNVTDQYYMDALTLGLMPSPGRTFRLSLTSRFGGPPQRDSLSRRARSVADVLDSGAAWGEFDGDWSGFRLGVVGGHEWLQSQGETTWGDGTANAIAASESADIRADDARIGLLAGYDRQFGRWVVGVEADGSWGQPKTNQYAISTEVQMIRFPDGTNAYPDEARIQAGTVYEFDWTAALRARIGYAVGRALVYVAGGPAWMSEAQRRTQYRDTASYMNLTANNRYGTFTNPFFVEVEKRVRNGWTLGGGLEFALSNRWSLRGEYLYTDFGEKDFVFEDARAGIGKAYQVGSDFYYNPVTGEIDINPETGDYFVYITEPGTSDKIVGRRARNDASTHTLRFGLTYRF
- a CDS encoding FecR domain-containing protein, producing MSLDAEVRRGADQEATDWLLRLREAEDAEVYEAFEAWIVAAPANASAWAELGRVSQTMTVALEQAGAAPARTLGMVFQRRRNATARGRQIGPRLTRRTAVAAVAASIAAMVAVAVAPDAVLSIRSDYMSGVHQLCTVQLQDGSVLTLAPRSAVSVDFEGETRRVRLLRGDAYFEVARNPDRPFTVSSSRLKTTVLGTGFEVRSASDQPLVGVRHGRVRVQAETGASRELTAGEGVHLGPTGDLQPFATDPENVAAWRRKQLIVEGRPVAEVVDALRPWYGGVILARGHRLNSDRVTGVYDLNDPVGALTALSRANGASVRRISPWIMTISFD
- a CDS encoding sigma-70 family RNA polymerase sigma factor, which encodes MADLPASSDLLRLFQDHRSGLVEYVAVILRDPGAAEDVVQDAWIRLQGSEGLAGADRPEAYLYRTVRNLALDRLRRRSFEQRRFVGDELSLATAPEPVPGPEAAAVSRDALRRVMTVMSEMPHRMRTAVAMHRLDGARLKDIAESLGVSVTTAHQLVVEGVERCRAALREHSEK